The following proteins come from a genomic window of Nitrosopumilaceae archaeon AB1(1):
- the tuf gene encoding translation elongation factor EF-1 subunit alpha, translated as MANKDHLNLIVTGHIDNGKSTTMGHFLMDLGVVDQRTIDAHAKASEETGKGDTFKYAWVMDNIKDERERGITIDLAFQKFETNKFFFTLIDAPGHRDFIKNMITGASEADAAVLVLSAKEGETDTAIAPGGQAREHAFLLKTLGVGQLIVAINKMDVSNYSEDAFNAAVEKGKKLVQSVGYKVDNVPFVPVSGWKGDNLVKKSDSMSWWKGKTLLETFDDFTLPEKPIGKPLRVPIQDVYTITGVGTVPVGRVETGTMKPNDKIIVMPSGSIGEIKSIETHHAEMPSAQAGDNIGFNLRGIEKKDIKRGDVLGTPDNPPKVAKEFKAQIIIIHHPTALAPGYTPVMHCHTAQVAATITEFLAKINPATGATDEENPKFLKVGDSAIVKIRPVRPTPIETFQEFPEMGRFALRDMGATIAAGVVKEITEEHKP; from the coding sequence ATGGCAAACAAAGATCACCTGAATCTTATTGTGACTGGTCACATTGATAATGGTAAATCTACTACGATGGGTCATTTCCTAATGGATTTGGGTGTAGTGGATCAGCGTACAATCGATGCACATGCAAAGGCATCTGAGGAGACTGGAAAAGGTGATACTTTCAAGTATGCTTGGGTTATGGATAATATCAAAGATGAACGTGAACGTGGTATAACTATAGATTTGGCATTTCAAAAATTTGAGACAAACAAATTCTTTTTTACATTAATTGATGCTCCTGGACATCGTGATTTTATTAAAAATATGATTACCGGTGCATCTGAAGCTGATGCTGCAGTACTAGTCTTGTCTGCAAAAGAGGGTGAAACTGATACTGCGATTGCCCCTGGTGGACAAGCTCGTGAACATGCCTTCTTGTTAAAGACATTGGGTGTAGGTCAACTCATAGTTGCAATTAACAAAATGGATGTTAGCAACTATTCTGAAGATGCCTTCAACGCCGCTGTTGAAAAAGGTAAAAAACTTGTTCAATCTGTAGGATATAAAGTTGACAATGTACCATTTGTGCCAGTATCTGGTTGGAAGGGCGATAATCTAGTCAAAAAATCTGACAGTATGTCTTGGTGGAAAGGTAAGACACTATTGGAGACTTTTGACGACTTTACACTTCCTGAAAAACCAATTGGTAAACCACTGCGTGTTCCTATTCAAGATGTATATACAATTACTGGTGTTGGTACTGTACCTGTTGGTCGTGTTGAGACTGGAACCATGAAACCAAATGATAAAATTATTGTTATGCCTTCTGGTTCTATCGGTGAGATTAAATCTATAGAGACTCATCATGCTGAAATGCCATCTGCACAAGCCGGTGACAATATCGGATTTAACCTACGTGGAATTGAAAAGAAAGATATCAAACGTGGTGATGTCTTGGGTACTCCAGACAATCCTCCAAAGGTAGCTAAAGAATTTAAGGCACAAATTATAATAATACACCATCCTACTGCTCTGGCCCCTGGCTATACACCAGTGATGCATTGTCACACAGCACAGGTTGCAGCAACTATAACTGAATTTCTTGCAAAGATAAATCCTGCAACTGGAGCTACTGATGAAGAGAATCCAAAATTCCTCAAAGTAGGAGACTCTGCAATTGTTAAAATTCGACCTGTTCGACCAACACCAATTGAAACTTTTCAGGAATTCCCTGAAATGGGTAGATTTGCACTTCGTGATATGGGTGCAACTATTGCTGCCGGTGTTGTTAAAGAAATTACTGAAGAACACAAACCCTAG
- the carA gene encoding glutamine-hydrolyzing carbamoyl-phosphate synthase small subunit translates to MQITRVQIFTKNSSYTGKFAKLILSDGTTIDGVGFGYPTDVFGELVFNTGMVGYVEALTNPSYGGQLLTLTYPLVGNYGVPDPGLVDEFGITKYFESNKIQARALIIHNLSNNPSHWNLSMTLDEWMYKEKIPGISNVDTRMLTQKIRKQGVMMAGLIVSDEKIDVSAANTLSENLTNTKLYNDTDFVSDISTPKPVEYGSGRPVIVIDTGVKNAILRNICSMGYRAVVVPWNVSFQTISSFNPHAVVISSGPGDPQKCSATINTAKELINHDIPTLGICLGAQIIAIAGGAQTYKLKYGHRGQNKPCMDLLDDDKVYVTSQNHGYCIDSESLNNTDFDIWFTNVDDDTVEGIKSSNKKCLAVQFHPEASPGPFDCKFIFEQLRHIMEEENPAKK, encoded by the coding sequence ATTCAAATCACGAGGGTTCAAATTTTCACAAAGAATTCAAGTTATACAGGCAAGTTTGCAAAGCTCATACTGAGTGATGGTACAACCATCGATGGAGTGGGTTTTGGATACCCTACTGATGTGTTTGGCGAATTAGTATTCAATACTGGTATGGTAGGTTATGTGGAGGCTCTTACAAATCCCTCTTATGGGGGCCAACTTCTTACTCTCACTTATCCACTTGTTGGAAATTATGGTGTACCTGATCCCGGCCTTGTGGATGAGTTTGGAATTACCAAATATTTTGAATCCAATAAAATTCAGGCACGGGCATTAATTATTCACAACCTGTCAAATAATCCAAGTCACTGGAATTTATCCATGACACTTGATGAATGGATGTATAAAGAAAAGATTCCCGGAATATCAAATGTTGATACTAGGATGCTGACTCAAAAAATACGTAAACAAGGTGTTATGATGGCCGGTCTAATTGTATCTGATGAGAAAATTGATGTCTCTGCTGCCAATACACTGTCTGAAAATTTAACAAACACAAAATTGTATAATGACACTGATTTTGTATCTGACATTTCTACTCCCAAACCTGTAGAGTATGGTTCTGGAAGACCAGTTATTGTGATAGATACTGGAGTAAAAAATGCCATACTGCGCAACATTTGTAGTATGGGGTATCGTGCAGTTGTTGTGCCGTGGAATGTATCTTTTCAAACAATATCTTCATTCAATCCACATGCCGTTGTGATTAGTAGTGGTCCGGGAGATCCGCAAAAATGCTCTGCCACTATTAATACTGCTAAAGAATTGATTAATCATGATATACCGACACTTGGAATATGTCTTGGGGCACAAATTATCGCCATTGCAGGAGGCGCTCAGACCTACAAGCTAAAATATGGTCATAGAGGACAAAATAAACCCTGTATGGATTTGCTTGATGATGATAAAGTATACGTCACTAGTCAGAATCATGGTTATTGTATAGATTCTGAATCATTGAATAATACTGATTTTGATATTTGGTTTACAAATGTAGATGATGATACCGTCGAGGGTATCAAAAGTAGTAACAAAAAGTGTCTTGCTGTACAGTTTCATCCTGAAGCATCACCTGGTCCATTTGACTGTAAGTTCATCTTCGAACAGCTACGACATATTATGGAGGAGGAAAACCCTGCCAAAAAATGA
- the rpsJ gene encoding 30S ribosomal protein S10, with protein MTQSARIKLTSIHLSKLVGVCDEIIDMGIKAGVKFKGPTPLPVKKLHIATRKSPCGSGTETYEKWEMRTHRRIIDIDHKVIKQIMRLNIPSGVYIEMLLT; from the coding sequence TTGACACAATCTGCCCGTATCAAACTTACTAGTATCCATCTTTCTAAACTTGTTGGTGTATGTGATGAAATTATAGACATGGGAATCAAGGCTGGTGTAAAATTTAAAGGCCCAACACCACTACCTGTAAAAAAACTACACATTGCAACTAGAAAATCCCCTTGTGGAAGCGGTACAGAGACATATGAGAAATGGGAGATGAGAACACATCGTAGAATAATCGACATTGATCATAAAGTGATCAAGCAAATAATGCGTCTCAACATACCATCTGGTGTGTACATTGAGATGTTACTAACATAA
- a CDS encoding citrate/2-methylcitrate synthase — protein sequence MDTKNIGLRNVEVADTRVSNIDGVNGKLIYRGFDISDLASKSNFEETAYLLLHDALPNNDQLLNFKSEMIKARVIPKQMQKNMANWRSDADPMDMLQAFVAALAGYYDEEFKDKFASYQRATNVIAKIPTIVASWQRIRNNLEVVHPRDDLSHAANFLYMMNGTIPDQETEKMFDVALILHADHTFNASTFTARQVASTRAHMYSAISSAIGSLSGELHGGANYEVMKMLLDIQTVDNVSDWIKARMNKGERIMGMGHAVYKTFDPRSVLLKNLSKSLAKKLSLPWFDITQKVEQVTIQEIKNTKNISIYPNVDLYSASLYYMLGIPMDLNTPIFAMSRVAGWTAHIIEEKFAEAAPKPALYRPKANYVGKYCDPDGCKYTPLELRV from the coding sequence ATGGATACTAAAAATATTGGTCTGAGAAATGTAGAGGTGGCCGATACACGTGTCTCTAACATTGATGGTGTAAATGGTAAACTAATTTATCGTGGTTTTGATATTAGTGATTTGGCATCAAAATCAAATTTTGAAGAAACTGCATACCTATTACTACATGATGCTCTGCCAAATAATGATCAATTACTAAATTTTAAATCTGAAATGATAAAGGCCCGTGTAATTCCAAAACAGATGCAAAAAAACATGGCAAATTGGAGATCGGATGCAGATCCAATGGATATGCTGCAGGCCTTTGTAGCTGCGCTAGCAGGATATTATGATGAAGAGTTTAAAGACAAATTTGCCAGTTATCAACGTGCTACAAATGTTATTGCAAAAATTCCAACAATAGTTGCCAGTTGGCAAAGAATACGAAATAATCTAGAGGTTGTTCATCCTCGTGACGATCTTAGTCATGCTGCAAACTTTCTTTACATGATGAATGGAACAATTCCTGATCAAGAAACTGAAAAGATGTTTGACGTTGCTCTCATACTACACGCTGATCATACATTTAATGCATCTACATTTACTGCACGTCAGGTTGCATCTACACGAGCACATATGTATTCTGCAATTAGCTCTGCGATTGGCTCTCTTAGTGGGGAACTACATGGCGGTGCAAATTATGAGGTCATGAAAATGTTACTTGATATTCAGACAGTCGATAATGTGTCTGATTGGATTAAAGCTAGAATGAATAAAGGGGAGCGAATCATGGGCATGGGACATGCGGTCTATAAAACATTTGATCCGCGCTCTGTATTGTTGAAAAATCTGTCCAAATCTCTTGCTAAAAAATTATCACTTCCTTGGTTTGATATTACTCAAAAAGTTGAACAGGTGACAATTCAAGAGATAAAAAATACTAAAAACATCTCTATATACCCAAATGTTGATCTATACAGTGCGTCACTTTACTACATGCTTGGCATTCCTATGGATCTGAATACTCCTATCTTTGCAATGTCCCGTGTTGCTGGCTGGACCGCACATATAATTGAGGAAAAATTTGCCGAGGCAGCTCCGAAACCGGCACTTTACAGACCAAAGGCAAACTATGTTGGAAAGTATTGTGATCCTGACGGTTGTAAATATACTCCGTTAGAACTTCGTGTATAG
- a CDS encoding RidA family protein: MIKERLEKLNIILPPTPKPAGMYTPVSCTNNLTYVSGQIPIKSGNVIYTGKVSDENIEEAKESVKLCIINCLAQLESSVKLESIKRIIRISGYVNSTPQFTMQHKVMDAASKLLNEIFIEMEGHSRIAIGVPSLPLDAMTEIDMIVEIKS; this comes from the coding sequence TTGATTAAAGAGCGACTAGAAAAATTAAATATCATACTTCCCCCAACACCCAAACCAGCTGGAATGTATACTCCTGTATCGTGCACGAATAATTTGACATATGTGTCTGGACAAATACCAATAAAATCAGGTAATGTCATATATACAGGAAAAGTATCTGATGAAAATATAGAGGAGGCAAAAGAATCAGTGAAACTGTGCATAATTAATTGTCTAGCTCAACTCGAATCTAGCGTAAAGTTAGAGAGTATTAAGAGAATAATACGAATCTCAGGATATGTAAATTCAACACCACAATTCACTATGCAGCACAAAGTAATGGATGCCGCATCCAAACTATTAAATGAGATTTTTATTGAAATGGAGGGACATTCAAGAATCGCAATAGGGGTGCCCTCATTACCGCTAGATGCAATGACAGAGATTGATATGATTGTAGAGATTAAATCATGA
- a CDS encoding RNA polymerase Rbp10, whose translation MSSEESEVQEVEEVKEEPPRYEAQYSCLRCGTNVSNVELERLPEIKCICGFRIFTKLRSEGIKRIKAI comes from the coding sequence TTGTCATCTGAAGAATCTGAGGTTCAAGAAGTAGAAGAGGTTAAAGAAGAACCACCACGATATGAAGCTCAATACTCTTGTCTTCGTTGTGGTACAAATGTCTCAAATGTAGAACTTGAGCGTCTACCTGAGATAAAATGTATTTGTGGTTTTCGCATATTTACCAAACTTCGCTCAGAGGGTATAAAGCGAATAAAAGCAATCTAG
- a CDS encoding archaeal proteasome endopeptidase complex subunit alpha has product MMTSRGYDMTPTMYSPDGRIYQVEYALETVKRGTLALGIKSNEGVIMAVEEKSRTLQSAGITQKIFNIDDHIGAAAAGYIPDARVQIDNARNFSQGNEISYDEQVDVEVITKHLADQCHQFTQYAGVRPYGVALIIAGIDQNGKSIYLIDPSGTYVQYSAISIGAGSDNVNDFLEKKFTSKLSQEDATILAIAAINAKSDDMLDHTHVKISEIRDKGVINNLSVDKIEKYLKMAVEKYPKT; this is encoded by the coding sequence ATGATGACATCACGTGGGTATGATATGACCCCAACAATGTATTCGCCAGACGGTAGAATATACCAAGTAGAGTATGCATTAGAGACAGTAAAACGAGGAACATTAGCTTTGGGTATTAAGAGTAACGAGGGTGTAATAATGGCAGTAGAGGAGAAATCAAGAACTCTGCAATCTGCAGGCATTACACAAAAGATATTCAACATAGATGATCACATTGGTGCTGCTGCGGCAGGATATATTCCAGATGCACGAGTACAAATTGATAATGCTAGAAATTTTTCACAGGGAAACGAAATATCATATGATGAACAAGTAGACGTAGAGGTCATCACTAAACACTTGGCAGATCAGTGTCATCAATTTACTCAATACGCCGGTGTCAGACCATACGGTGTTGCATTAATAATAGCAGGGATTGATCAAAATGGCAAATCAATTTACCTCATTGATCCAAGTGGAACATATGTACAGTATTCAGCAATATCAATTGGTGCAGGCTCAGACAATGTGAATGATTTCTTGGAGAAAAAATTTACTTCAAAACTCTCTCAAGAAGACGCAACGATTTTGGCAATTGCAGCAATAAATGCAAAAAGTGACGATATGTTAGATCACACACATGTAAAAATATCGGAGATAAGAGACAAAGGAGTCATAAATAATTTATCAGTAGATAAGATTGAAAAATATTTAAAGATGGCAGTAGAAAAATACCCAAAAACATAA
- a CDS encoding ATP-grasp domain-containing protein: MTYERILDICDFERPSGIITCVGGQTANNLIPRLDANPNSPVLGTLPANIDRAENRSKFSSVLDKLHIKQPIWEKFSNLENAREFAQNVGYPVIVRPSYVLSGAAMKVVWSKEEMRSFVRGATNLSSDHPVVISKFMLNSLEADVDGVCDGSNVVIGAIIEHIESAGIHSGDAIMCIPPRRLSTHIIEKITDYAKQIALEFKIIGPFNLQFLIHDGHVYVIELNIRASRSMPFVSKFVGINLIDLASRAILGNKLPAIDDNSWQKITQYGVKTPQFSFMQLDGADIVLGVEMQSTGESACFGDSFYDALSKSLTSVGNTLPSSGSALITIGGMDNKEKLYPTIILLHKLGFKIFATEHTAEFLSQKIDDITIVHKISEPDKSPNISDYLYTRKIDFIINIPSTSTLEKYVGMLYDEYQIRRKALELGIPVLTTVELAESFVKTLEWLRSNKPTLKPLDSYKDV, from the coding sequence TTGACGTATGAGAGAATTTTAGACATTTGTGACTTTGAAAGACCGTCAGGAATTATAACTTGTGTGGGTGGGCAGACTGCAAATAATCTTATACCAAGACTTGATGCAAATCCAAACTCTCCAGTGCTTGGAACATTGCCGGCAAATATTGACAGGGCAGAGAATCGTTCTAAATTTAGTTCTGTTTTAGACAAACTACACATAAAACAGCCCATCTGGGAAAAGTTTTCCAACCTTGAGAATGCCAGAGAGTTTGCACAAAATGTTGGTTATCCTGTGATTGTAAGACCATCCTATGTTTTGAGTGGTGCGGCAATGAAGGTGGTATGGTCAAAAGAAGAGATGCGCTCCTTTGTTAGAGGTGCAACTAATTTATCATCTGATCACCCTGTGGTTATCTCAAAGTTTATGCTCAATTCTCTTGAAGCTGATGTTGATGGTGTATGTGATGGTAGTAATGTTGTAATTGGAGCAATAATTGAACACATTGAAAGTGCAGGTATTCACTCTGGTGATGCAATAATGTGTATTCCACCACGTCGTCTTAGTACTCATATTATTGAAAAGATAACAGACTATGCCAAACAAATTGCACTAGAGTTTAAAATAATTGGTCCCTTTAATCTACAATTTCTAATTCATGATGGGCACGTCTATGTGATTGAATTGAATATACGAGCATCACGCTCTATGCCATTTGTATCTAAATTTGTTGGCATAAATTTGATTGATCTTGCATCACGTGCTATTCTTGGAAATAAACTTCCCGCAATAGATGATAATTCGTGGCAAAAGATAACACAGTATGGTGTCAAAACCCCACAGTTCTCCTTTATGCAACTAGACGGTGCTGATATTGTACTTGGAGTAGAGATGCAATCTACTGGAGAGTCTGCATGTTTTGGAGATAGCTTTTATGATGCTCTCTCAAAGAGTTTGACATCTGTTGGTAATACATTACCCTCATCTGGCTCTGCACTAATCACTATTGGTGGCATGGATAACAAAGAAAAACTATATCCTACAATTATTCTACTGCACAAGTTGGGCTTTAAGATATTTGCAACGGAGCATACTGCAGAATTTTTATCACAAAAGATAGATGACATTACCATAGTCCATAAAATTAGTGAGCCGGACAAATCCCCAAACATATCTGATTATCTGTATACACGAAAGATTGATTTTATAATTAACATCCCATCAACGTCCACACTTGAAAAATATGTTGGTATGCTTTACGATGAGTATCAGATACGTCGTAAGGCCCTTGAACTTGGTATACCTGTTCTTACCACTGTAGAGCTTGCAGAATCTTTTGTAAAGACTTTGGAATGGTTACGCTCAAACAAACCTACTCTGAAACCCCTAGATTCATACAAAGATGTCTAG
- a CDS encoding metallophosphoesterase has translation MKDTRIVPHKPAMTLNYENKNYLIITDIHLGFESILFGKEINIGSNTYGVESIQSIEELIKSTNSDSVIILGDIKSSINRISDLEWKEMSKLMKKLNDITHLIIIPGNHDSNIQKISTQSSVTSNIGITLGNILLTHGHILPTRKMSYVSRIIMGHVHPIFFSNDSILNGQRVWVNLQCDRRIIFPSTSGKLDVTVVPSFNQYIVPVYRHRKKSAISPIISRILKKEFVVKIITLDGTIIGNEDIIHNVL, from the coding sequence GTGAAAGATACACGTATTGTTCCACACAAGCCTGCCATGACGTTAAATTATGAAAATAAAAATTATTTAATCATCACAGATATTCATCTAGGATTCGAATCGATATTATTTGGAAAGGAGATTAATATTGGGAGCAACACGTATGGTGTTGAATCTATACAAAGTATTGAAGAGCTGATAAAGAGTACAAATTCAGACTCTGTCATTATACTGGGGGATATAAAATCTAGTATTAATAGAATTTCAGATCTCGAATGGAAAGAGATGTCAAAATTAATGAAAAAATTAAATGATATCACGCATTTGATAATAATACCTGGTAATCATGACTCGAACATACAGAAAATATCTACACAAAGTTCAGTTACAAGCAACATTGGAATAACGTTAGGAAACATACTATTAACACATGGACATATCTTACCAACAAGAAAAATGTCGTATGTGTCTAGAATTATTATGGGACATGTACATCCAATCTTCTTTTCCAATGATTCAATTTTAAATGGACAACGAGTGTGGGTAAATTTACAATGTGATAGAAGAATAATATTTCCATCAACAAGTGGCAAACTTGATGTTACAGTTGTACCATCATTTAATCAGTATATAGTACCAGTATACAGACATAGGAAGAAAAGTGCAATATCCCCCATCATCTCTAGAATATTAAAAAAAGAGTTTGTAGTGAAAATCATCACACTTGATGGCACCATAATTGGAAATGAAGATATTATACATAATGTCCTCTAG
- a CDS encoding C2H2-type zinc finger protein encodes MNIFKRHKCDMCNEKFKQEEDVMHHKLTIHYKNNKYDCNVCGVEFSGMEQMRTHMQKFHTKI; translated from the coding sequence TTGAATATATTCAAGAGACACAAGTGTGATATGTGTAATGAAAAATTCAAACAAGAAGAAGATGTGATGCACCATAAATTAACTATTCATTATAAAAATAACAAGTATGATTGTAACGTTTGTGGTGTAGAGTTTTCAGGAATGGAGCAAATGCGTACACATATGCAAAAATTTCATACAAAAATCTAG
- a CDS encoding DHH family phosphoesterase encodes MDLNEGFSDSSILVAKKSSKAKLVKTRIACLSHKEDADGISSASLIKQSFNADITLVDYPGQIAALEEIASDKKLKMLFICDFGLSKTNQDKFVEILTALRKRLVKIAYIDHHDIDPKIAKKIKKIGVQLVHNINECATVLVYDTFRKKLDKHASFVAACAAITDYMDDRPLGSKLLAMYDRQFVLINATSLTFNIVGHQKKEEFLLDLVNDLSKSKYPHDIDGFFDFAQSQASTLADVMNKVTRSMKVLKNLGYVEVKDSGVSGAVNFVLGFSGRDVGIAYKNRVDHNIYSVSIRGSKNCKTHLGRLTNKLATSLGGSGGGHDKACGAIIPHSKIKKFIMEFNKSLS; translated from the coding sequence TTGGATTTAAATGAGGGATTTTCAGATTCTTCAATATTGGTTGCAAAGAAATCCTCAAAGGCTAAACTTGTAAAAACACGCATTGCGTGCCTCTCACATAAAGAAGATGCTGATGGTATTAGTTCTGCATCTCTAATTAAACAATCATTCAACGCTGATATCACTTTGGTAGATTATCCAGGACAGATAGCAGCACTAGAGGAGATTGCATCTGATAAAAAATTAAAAATGTTATTCATCTGTGATTTTGGTCTTAGCAAAACAAATCAAGATAAATTTGTAGAAATCCTCACTGCTTTAAGAAAGCGTCTAGTAAAGATTGCTTATATTGATCATCATGATATTGATCCGAAGATTGCTAAAAAAATTAAAAAAATCGGAGTGCAACTTGTTCACAACATAAATGAATGTGCAACAGTACTAGTCTATGATACATTTAGAAAAAAACTTGATAAACACGCCTCATTTGTAGCTGCATGTGCTGCAATTACTGATTATATGGATGACAGACCACTAGGCTCAAAACTCTTAGCCATGTATGACAGGCAATTTGTATTAATCAATGCCACCTCTCTTACCTTTAATATTGTGGGACACCAGAAAAAAGAAGAATTTCTACTAGACTTGGTTAACGACCTATCAAAATCAAAGTACCCTCATGATATTGATGGCTTTTTTGATTTTGCACAATCTCAAGCAAGTACACTTGCTGATGTTATGAACAAAGTAACACGTTCGATGAAGGTGTTGAAGAATCTTGGATACGTTGAGGTAAAGGATTCTGGAGTTAGTGGGGCTGTAAACTTTGTCTTGGGTTTTTCTGGTCGTGATGTAGGAATTGCGTACAAGAACAGAGTTGATCACAACATCTATTCTGTATCCATTCGTGGATCCAAAAATTGCAAAACTCATCTAGGACGGCTTACAAATAAACTTGCTACATCTCTTGGTGGTTCAGGTGGTGGTCATGACAAAGCATGCGGCGCTATAATACCACACTCAAAAATAAAAAAATTTATTATGGAATTTAATAAAAGTCTATCATGA